GCCCCTCGTCGTACGACTGCTCCGGCCTGACCCAGGCCGCGTTCAACCAGATCGGCATCGACCTGCCGCGGGTCTCCCAGGACCAGTCCACCGCCGGCAAGCAGGTCGGCCTGGACAACCTCCAGGTCGGCGACATCCTGTACTGGGGCAGCGCGGGCAGCGCCTACCACGTCGGCGTCTACGTCGGTGACGGCAAGTTCATCGGCGCCCAGAACTCCAGCACCGGCATCGTCGAGCGCCCGCTCGACTACGACATGCCGACCGGCGCGGTGCGCGTCCTCTAGGGCCACCGCACCCTCAGTGCCCCACGAGGGCCGTCCCTCTCGCCGCTCGGGAGGGACGGCCCTTTGGTGCGTGGAGCTCCCGGTCGCCCCCGTCGCGGCCCGGCCGGCGCCCGTGCCCGCCCGGCCGCCCGTGCCCGCCCGCCGGCCGCGGGGCCGCGGGCGGGCCGCCGGTCACCAGCCCGCGCCGGCCGGCTGCTTGGTGGTCGCGTTGAGCCGGTTGAAGAGGTTGGTGATACCGATCGTCAGGATGATCGCCGACAGCTGCCGCTCGTCGAAGTGGTCCGCGGCGTCGTCCCAGACGGGGCCCGGCACCGGGTCCGGGCTGTCGGCGAGCCGGGTGGCGGCCTCGGTGAGCGCCAGGGCGGCGCGCTCGGCGTCCGAGAAGTACGGCGCCTCCCGCCAGGCCGCGACCGCGAACAGCTTGTCGTCGCTCACACCCTGCTTCCTGGCGTTCTTCACACCCCCGTCGACGCAGAAGCTGCAGCCGTTGATCTGGCTCGCCCGCAGGTGCACCAGCTCCAGCGTGGCCTCCGGCACCCCGCCCTGACGGGTGGCCTTGACCACGTCGAGGAGGGGCTGCAGGGCCTCGGGCAGGACCGTCGCGGGGTTCTTCATTCGTGCGTCCATCACTGTCTCCTCAAGGAATCGCGTTCTTACTGCGCTGACGGATCCCGGCCGGAGAATGTGACAGGCCGCCCGAGGGACAGGACGGCGGCCGACGTGACAGGGCGAACCATGCAACGAGGCCGCCATGCAACAGGGGCGGCCCGGGATGTTTCCCGAACCGCCCCTGGAGCGTGCGCCGCGGGCCGGCACCAGGCCTCGGCCCGGTGCCGGCCGCGGTACGTCAGGCCTTCGGCGCGACCTTGCTCAGGCCGTTGATGATGCGGTCCATCGCGTCGCCGCCCGTGGGGTCGGTGAGGTTGGCGAGCATCTTGAGGGTGAAGCGCATCAGCAGCGGGTGGGTCAGACCGCGCTGGG
This portion of the Streptomyces sp. 2114.4 genome encodes:
- a CDS encoding carboxymuconolactone decarboxylase family protein produces the protein MDARMKNPATVLPEALQPLLDVVKATRQGGVPEATLELVHLRASQINGCSFCVDGGVKNARKQGVSDDKLFAVAAWREAPYFSDAERAALALTEAATRLADSPDPVPGPVWDDAADHFDERQLSAIILTIGITNLFNRLNATTKQPAGAGW